The Opitutales bacterium region TAGGGGTAGGCTGCGCGCCTTTTTTTGTATCCTAAGACAATTTGCTCAAGGCCTCTGCGAATGCCGCCGACATAACGGAAACAGCGATCAGCCATATTCGGCTAGCCCGGATTTTGCATAAAAAAGTATCGCGAGTTGCGTTTAAACCACTGAAGGTCAGTGGATAACAAAACAAAAACAACCACAACCCGCGATGACAAAAGGTAAACAGCTCGAACTTCCTGGCACAAGAGTCAAAGGACGCAAAATTTCACTCGATTTCCAGGGTGCAGACGTCACCTCAGATGCAGGATTGATGCTCCTGCGCGCTGCTGAAGAACGCATCGGGATCTTTTCCCGTGTCGAAGGCGGTATCGTGG contains the following coding sequences:
- a CDS encoding transposase, translated to MTKGKQLELPGTRVKGRKISLDFQGADVTSDAGLMLLRAAEERIGIFSRVEGGIVDKRQPTKLIHKASTMMRQRVMAIAAGYEDLNDADTLRYDPLHQSSANTDTQMA